A window of the Rubrobacter calidifluminis genome harbors these coding sequences:
- a CDS encoding NDP-sugar synthase has translation MKAMALAAGKGTRLFPLTGETPKPMAPVVDRPIIEHIFDLLARHGVEEVYANVHYLADELLRAYGEHSRINGMEIHLSREERLLGTAGGVKRLEEHFEETFIVISGDALTDIDLGELVAFHREKGALATIALRRVFDTSEFGVVEIDEEGNILGFQEKPEPEEAISTLANTGIYVFEPEVLDYIPEDTFYDFAKDVFPKLLEARERFVGYQGNFYWSDIGTLQAYREAQYDVLSGKVRVNIPGRKINGTLWVGEDAQIHPTAKLEGYVVVGKDAVIGRGVTLSGDVTVGTDCWIRPNATIKSSILLPGSSVGEGAYLEDCIVGHSYDVRPGETIRGGALIRAAR, from the coding sequence ATGAAGGCGATGGCGCTGGCTGCCGGCAAAGGTACCCGGCTGTTCCCCCTCACGGGTGAGACCCCCAAACCGATGGCCCCGGTCGTGGACCGCCCGATAATAGAGCACATCTTCGACCTGCTGGCCCGCCACGGCGTTGAGGAGGTCTACGCGAACGTACACTACCTGGCGGACGAGCTGCTCAGGGCCTACGGCGAGCACTCGCGCATAAACGGCATGGAGATACACCTCTCGCGCGAGGAGAGGCTGCTCGGTACGGCGGGGGGCGTCAAGCGCCTCGAGGAGCACTTCGAGGAGACCTTCATCGTGATCTCCGGGGACGCCCTGACCGACATAGACCTCGGGGAGCTCGTCGCCTTCCACCGCGAGAAGGGAGCGCTCGCCACCATTGCGCTCAGGCGCGTCTTCGACACCTCGGAGTTCGGGGTCGTGGAGATCGACGAGGAGGGCAACATACTGGGCTTCCAGGAGAAACCTGAGCCCGAAGAGGCGATAAGCACGCTGGCCAACACCGGCATCTACGTCTTCGAGCCCGAGGTGCTGGACTACATCCCCGAGGATACCTTCTACGACTTCGCGAAAGACGTCTTCCCCAAGCTGCTCGAGGCCAGGGAGAGGTTCGTCGGCTACCAGGGCAACTTCTACTGGTCGGACATCGGGACGCTGCAGGCCTACCGGGAGGCTCAGTACGACGTGCTCTCGGGCAAGGTGCGGGTGAACATCCCGGGCAGGAAGATAAACGGCACCCTCTGGGTCGGGGAGGACGCCCAGATCCACCCGACGGCGAAGCTCGAGGGCTACGTGGTCGTGGGCAAGGACGCCGTGATCGGACGCGGCGTCACCCTCTCCGGGGACGTGACCGTGGGTACGGACTGCTGGATCCGTCCGAACGCGACGATAAAGAGCAGCATCCTGCTTCCGGGCTCGAGCGTGGGCGAGGGAGCATACCTCGAGGACTGCATCGTCGGGCACAGCTACGACGTGCGCCCGGGCGAGACGATCCGGGGAGGCGCCCTGATCCGGGCGGCCCGCTAG
- the murB gene encoding UDP-N-acetylmuramate dehydrogenase, which yields MHSGTLQRLFPAAKLDEPLSRYTAWKIGGPADALLEPRSVEEFLEALERAREHGIPVTVLGGGTNVLVRDGGVRGLVIRLAKSLGRVEVDGDGVVAEAGVLYPVLANTTAARGLAGLEFATGIPGTVGGAVFMNAGAYGGETKDVLEWAEVYRPGEGVVRMDARELDLSYRHSILHEHPDWAVLRARYRLREGDPEELRGRIKSFRTQRMNGSPNRPSCGSTFKRPPGDFPGRVIEAAGLKGTRIGQIEVSPVHANYLVNHGGGSSEDALRLIELVRETVRERLGIELEQEVRVIGEPPS from the coding sequence GTGCATAGCGGAACTTTACAACGGCTCTTCCCCGCGGCCAAGCTCGACGAGCCACTGAGCCGGTACACCGCCTGGAAGATAGGCGGACCGGCCGATGCCCTCCTCGAGCCGCGCAGCGTCGAGGAGTTCCTGGAGGCGCTCGAGAGGGCGCGCGAACACGGCATCCCGGTGACGGTCCTCGGCGGCGGCACGAACGTCCTGGTGCGCGACGGCGGCGTCCGGGGACTCGTCATCCGGCTCGCCAAGTCGCTCGGGCGCGTCGAGGTCGACGGGGACGGGGTCGTCGCCGAGGCCGGGGTCCTCTACCCCGTGCTGGCGAACACGACGGCCGCGAGGGGTCTCGCGGGACTGGAGTTCGCGACCGGCATCCCCGGCACCGTGGGCGGGGCGGTCTTCATGAACGCCGGGGCCTACGGGGGTGAGACGAAGGACGTGCTGGAGTGGGCGGAGGTCTACCGGCCGGGCGAGGGCGTGGTGCGGATGGACGCCCGCGAGCTCGACCTCTCCTACCGGCACAGCATCCTGCACGAGCATCCCGACTGGGCCGTGCTTCGGGCCCGCTACAGGCTGCGCGAGGGCGACCCGGAGGAGCTGCGCGGGAGGATAAAGAGCTTCAGGACCCAGCGGATGAACGGTTCGCCCAACAGGCCGAGCTGCGGCTCGACGTTCAAGCGCCCTCCGGGTGACTTCCCCGGTCGGGTCATCGAGGCGGCCGGGCTCAAGGGGACGCGCATAGGCCAGATAGAGGTCTCGCCCGTGCACGCGAACTACCTGGTCAACCACGGCGGAGGCTCCTCCGAAGACGCCCTGCGGCTCATCGAGCTCGTGCGCGAGACGGTGCGCGAGAGGCTCGGCATAGAGCTCGAGCAGGAGGTGCGCGTCATCGGGGAGCCCCCTTCTTAA
- a CDS encoding THUMP domain-containing protein, producing MRPGLLVRMGGEFYTKSSRTRRRLLRALVSNIRAALAERGVAARVEAEWSRVRIYPDDLQAARRTLVRVYGVYSVAEVCEVPYSSLEDLVAKVAPMFHERVAGRKFAVRARRRRAPFTSQDVGRELGAALLPFSAGVDLDEPEVEVRLEVARGRAFVIDEETPGPGGFPLGTGGRALALFSGGFDSPVATWRVMRRGIRVALVVYDLGGCGQVDQALAVAKELALGWSPGREMWANVVDFAPVVSALVRRVDPRLRQILLKRAMYRAGEMLARELGSEALVTGESLGQVSTQTLRNLAVAEQTVGIPVLRPLVGSDKQETMDEARRIGTHDVSAAVKEHCSIATGPVETRANPDEVLAAEGELGQEVDDAWLRRAVENRRVVRLKRWKPSSEAPDYVVEEVPEGALVVDVREPEEGEPVGDLRLPFSRALEELDGLDPSRGYLLVCASGRRSELLARELIERGYRAYSLQGGVDRLRQPASS from the coding sequence ATGCGGCCCGGGTTGCTCGTTCGCATGGGGGGCGAGTTCTACACCAAGTCCTCCCGCACCCGCCGCAGACTGCTGCGAGCGCTCGTCTCCAACATCCGGGCGGCGCTGGCTGAGCGTGGTGTCGCGGCGCGCGTGGAGGCGGAGTGGAGCCGGGTGAGGATATACCCGGACGACCTGCAGGCCGCCCGTCGGACGCTGGTCAGGGTTTATGGCGTCTACTCGGTCGCGGAGGTCTGCGAGGTCCCCTATTCCTCGCTCGAAGATCTCGTGGCGAAGGTGGCGCCGATGTTCCATGAGAGGGTGGCCGGCCGGAAGTTCGCCGTGAGGGCGCGCCGGCGCCGGGCGCCGTTCACCTCCCAGGACGTCGGACGCGAGCTCGGTGCGGCGCTGCTCCCGTTCTCGGCTGGCGTGGACCTCGACGAACCGGAGGTCGAGGTTCGCCTGGAGGTGGCGCGGGGGAGGGCGTTCGTGATAGACGAGGAGACGCCGGGCCCGGGTGGATTCCCGCTCGGCACGGGCGGGAGGGCGCTGGCGCTGTTCTCCGGCGGGTTCGACTCCCCCGTCGCGACCTGGCGGGTGATGCGTCGCGGGATCAGGGTGGCCCTCGTGGTCTACGACCTGGGCGGCTGCGGCCAGGTGGATCAGGCGCTCGCCGTGGCGAAGGAGCTCGCGCTCGGGTGGTCGCCGGGGCGTGAGATGTGGGCCAACGTCGTAGACTTCGCGCCCGTGGTCTCGGCGCTGGTGCGCCGCGTCGACCCCAGGCTGCGCCAGATCCTGCTCAAGCGCGCGATGTACCGGGCGGGGGAGATGCTGGCCCGGGAGCTGGGCTCCGAGGCGCTCGTGACCGGAGAGTCCCTGGGGCAGGTCTCCACCCAGACGCTGAGGAACCTGGCGGTCGCGGAGCAGACCGTCGGGATACCCGTCCTCAGGCCGCTCGTCGGCTCGGACAAGCAGGAGACGATGGACGAGGCCCGGCGTATCGGCACCCACGACGTCTCCGCGGCGGTCAAGGAGCACTGCTCCATCGCGACCGGGCCGGTCGAGACGCGGGCGAACCCGGACGAGGTGCTGGCCGCGGAGGGCGAGCTCGGGCAGGAGGTGGACGATGCCTGGCTTCGCCGGGCGGTCGAGAACCGGCGCGTGGTGCGTCTCAAGCGCTGGAAGCCTTCCTCAGAGGCCCCGGACTACGTGGTGGAGGAGGTCCCGGAGGGAGCCCTGGTGGTCGACGTGCGTGAGCCGGAGGAGGGAGAACCGGTGGGAGATCTCAGGCTCCCCTTCTCCCGCGCGCTGGAGGAGCTGGACGGGCTCGACCCCTCGCGCGGGTACCTGCTCGTGTGCGCCAGCGGCCGCCGCTCAGAACTTCTGGCGCGCGAGCTGATCGAACGCGGCTACCGGGCCTACAGCCTGCAGGGTGGGGTGGACCGGCTGCGCCAGCCGGCCTCTTCCTGA
- a CDS encoding NYN domain-containing protein, whose protein sequence is MDETRKERVAVFVDGANLYHSIKNYYGGILDYGRLLEAATAGRKLVRATFYLVEKQDPEDGGSSSARSFVYNLNRFGYKVRSKPLILHESFTPEGERSVSHKGDWDIGIVIDMVRLADHADTYVLVSGDGDYLEAVEYLQSERGIRVEIISATQCTSQALLDACDRHTDLGEIPNLFREKVSTPSERV, encoded by the coding sequence ATGGATGAAACGAGAAAAGAACGCGTTGCGGTCTTCGTAGACGGGGCCAACCTCTACCACTCGATAAAGAACTACTACGGCGGCATCCTGGACTACGGCCGGCTGCTGGAAGCGGCTACCGCCGGCAGGAAGCTGGTCCGGGCCACCTTCTATCTGGTCGAGAAGCAAGACCCCGAGGACGGGGGTTCCTCATCGGCCCGCTCTTTCGTCTACAACCTCAACCGTTTCGGCTACAAGGTGCGATCTAAACCCCTGATCCTGCACGAGTCGTTCACGCCGGAGGGCGAGAGGAGCGTCTCTCACAAGGGAGACTGGGACATCGGTATAGTCATCGACATGGTGCGCCTCGCCGACCATGCCGACACCTACGTGCTGGTCTCCGGCGACGGCGACTACCTGGAGGCTGTCGAGTACCTCCAGAGCGAACGGGGCATAAGGGTGGAGATCATAAGCGCCACCCAGTGCACCTCGCAGGCGCTCCTCGACGCCTGCGACCGACACACCGACCTGGGAGAGATACCGAACCTCTTCCGGGAGAAAGTGAGCACGCCCTCAGAGCGGGTCTAG
- a CDS encoding STAS domain-containing protein has protein sequence MDFEVTLDEHAAEYSVIAVRGEVDLHTAPKLKYAIERGANGGVRAIVLDISGVEFMDSTALSTFMRVHDSLKEKGVALRLASPSRAVERIFEVTGFGDYFEVYPSREEAISRN, from the coding sequence ATGGACTTCGAGGTGACGCTGGACGAGCACGCTGCGGAATACTCCGTGATCGCGGTGCGGGGCGAGGTCGATCTTCACACGGCGCCAAAGCTCAAGTACGCCATAGAGCGTGGTGCCAACGGCGGCGTGCGCGCCATCGTCCTCGACATAAGCGGGGTGGAGTTCATGGATTCTACGGCTCTCTCTACCTTCATGCGGGTGCACGACAGCCTTAAGGAAAAGGGTGTGGCGCTACGGCTCGCCTCACCTTCCAGGGCAGTGGAGCGCATCTTCGAGGTGACTGGCTTCGGGGACTACTTCGAGGTCTATCCCTCACGCGAGGAGGCGATCTCCCGCAACTAG
- a CDS encoding HD domain-containing protein encodes MTVTDAERLDIPEPIARLGERFRSAGHELFLVGGFVRDRLAGEEVREVDATTEARPQEIKRLLRPLARSMWTVGERFGTIGGTVDGYKVEVTTYRSESYTAGDRHPDVSFGESLKDDLCRRDFTMNAVAASTLTGEIFDPFGGREDLERGIIRPVGEVMERMREDPLRMMRAVRFQATLTTPEKPFEMTPELEEAIRENASWLESISKERIREEFERILLSDNPDLGVRALVRLHLMPYVVPEFMETVDVEQEAEFHHKDVFEHTLIVLKNVDRDPILRKAAFFHDIGKPRTLVYEHRCTYCGARSTKKDTGEGECERCGGRTVPRKIHFYGHENVGAGIARRAMRRLAYPKDDIDAVAHLVANHMRPMSYAAGRDPWTDSAVRRFIRDTHLARGEKELTNVDMLLRLARADITGSAPRRRRIARESWRSLRERVDEVRRKDEIEKLKSPLDGNELMEHFGRGPGPWIKPIKNYLEGEVIEGRLAQDDKERAWELAERFVREHGILDEG; translated from the coding sequence ATGACTGTGACAGACGCAGAGAGACTGGACATACCGGAACCTATCGCCCGGCTCGGCGAGCGTTTTCGCTCGGCCGGCCACGAGCTCTTCCTTGTCGGAGGGTTCGTGCGCGACAGGCTGGCGGGTGAGGAGGTACGGGAGGTCGATGCCACGACCGAGGCGCGGCCCCAGGAGATAAAGCGCCTCCTCAGGCCGCTCGCCCGGTCGATGTGGACCGTCGGGGAGCGCTTCGGGACCATAGGCGGGACGGTGGACGGCTACAAGGTGGAGGTGACGACCTACCGCAGCGAGTCGTACACCGCCGGTGACCGTCACCCGGACGTCTCCTTTGGTGAGAGCCTCAAGGACGACCTCTGCCGGCGGGACTTCACCATGAACGCGGTTGCGGCCTCGACGCTCACCGGTGAGATCTTCGACCCGTTCGGCGGCAGGGAGGATCTCGAGCGCGGTATCATTCGCCCGGTCGGGGAGGTCATGGAGAGGATGCGCGAGGACCCCCTGCGGATGATGCGTGCCGTGCGCTTCCAGGCGACCCTGACCACTCCCGAGAAGCCCTTCGAGATGACCCCGGAACTGGAGGAGGCGATCCGCGAGAACGCCTCGTGGCTCGAGAGCATCTCGAAGGAGCGCATCCGCGAGGAGTTCGAGAGGATCCTGCTCTCCGACAACCCCGATCTTGGGGTGCGGGCTCTGGTGAGGCTTCATCTCATGCCCTACGTGGTGCCGGAGTTCATGGAGACGGTGGACGTCGAGCAGGAGGCCGAGTTCCACCACAAAGACGTCTTCGAGCACACCCTGATCGTGCTCAAGAATGTCGATCGCGACCCCATCCTGCGCAAGGCGGCCTTCTTCCACGACATCGGCAAGCCGCGCACGCTCGTCTACGAGCACCGCTGCACCTACTGCGGCGCGAGGAGCACGAAGAAGGACACTGGAGAGGGCGAGTGCGAGCGCTGCGGCGGCAGGACGGTGCCGAGGAAGATCCACTTCTACGGCCACGAGAACGTCGGGGCCGGGATAGCCCGGAGGGCGATGCGGCGCCTGGCCTACCCGAAGGACGACATCGACGCGGTGGCTCACCTTGTGGCGAACCACATGCGTCCGATGAGCTACGCCGCCGGGCGTGACCCCTGGACCGACTCGGCCGTCAGGCGTTTCATCCGCGACACCCACCTGGCACGGGGTGAGAAGGAGCTGACCAACGTGGACATGCTCCTGCGCCTGGCGCGGGCGGACATCACAGGCAGCGCCCCGCGCCGGCGGCGCATAGCCAGGGAGTCCTGGCGCTCGCTGCGCGAGCGGGTGGACGAGGTGCGCAGGAAGGACGAGATAGAGAAGCTCAAGAGCCCGCTCGACGGCAACGAGCTTATGGAGCACTTCGGGCGGGGGCCCGGGCCCTGGATCAAACCGATAAAGAACTACCTCGAGGGCGAGGTGATAGAGGGCCGGCTCGCCCAGGACGACAAGGAGCGGGCCTGGGAACTCGCCGAGCGCTTCGTCCGCGAGCACGGCATCCTGGACGAGGGGTAG